From the genome of Erythrobacter litoralis, one region includes:
- a CDS encoding KpsF/GutQ family sugar-phosphate isomerase has protein sequence MKNTPIHSFLSSAEKTVDIEIAGLEELKRAFSETELGDAFEEAVELFSSAQGRIILTGIGKSGHIARKVAATLVSTGTSAMYLHPGEASHGDLGSIGAGDVVFAITWSGTTSELGDIVNFCGLNAHPLVVATAFPERWIGRAADICLVLPKVREACPNELAPTSSTTMQMVLGDAIAVALIEARGFSPCNFSAYHPGGLLGARLATLEKVMGTGEAIPKVSVDASLREATVEMSRKRYGCTAVVRADGKLAGAFTDGDLRRCITAYDLDESIAEHMSLHPVTANAQMMSTDALVLMNENAVSVLFVTEADKLVGIVHMHDLVQLGIA, from the coding sequence ATGAAAAACACTCCGATCCATAGCTTCCTGTCTTCCGCCGAGAAGACTGTAGACATTGAAATTGCGGGTCTGGAGGAGCTCAAGCGGGCATTTTCGGAGACCGAGCTCGGCGATGCTTTTGAAGAAGCGGTGGAGCTTTTTTCGTCTGCCCAAGGTCGGATCATCCTGACGGGCATCGGGAAGAGCGGGCATATCGCTCGCAAGGTCGCTGCGACGCTCGTTTCTACCGGCACCTCGGCAATGTACTTGCATCCGGGTGAGGCCAGCCATGGCGATCTTGGTTCGATCGGTGCTGGCGACGTAGTCTTTGCAATTACCTGGTCGGGTACGACGAGTGAACTTGGCGACATCGTGAATTTCTGCGGGCTCAACGCGCATCCGCTTGTTGTCGCAACAGCCTTTCCCGAGAGGTGGATCGGGAGGGCTGCCGACATATGCCTCGTGCTTCCCAAGGTGCGCGAAGCATGTCCCAATGAGCTTGCGCCGACTTCTTCAACGACAATGCAGATGGTGCTCGGCGATGCGATTGCGGTGGCTTTGATCGAAGCTCGCGGTTTCTCGCCTTGTAATTTCAGCGCCTACCATCCTGGCGGACTCCTGGGAGCGCGTCTTGCGACTCTTGAGAAGGTGATGGGCACTGGTGAGGCGATTCCCAAGGTGTCTGTCGATGCTTCACTGCGTGAAGCTACGGTCGAAATGAGCCGCAAGCGGTACGGTTGCACGGCAGTGGTTCGCGCGGACGGTAAGCTAGCGGGAGCATTCACCGACGGGGACCTGCGTCGCTGCATCACGGCGTACGATCTCGATGAATCGATCGCCGAACACATGTCGTTGCATCCAGTGACCGCTAATGCCCAGATGATGTCGACAGATGCCTTGGTGCTCATGAATGAGAACGCGGTTTCGGTCCTGTTCGTTACTGAAGCGGACAAGCTCGTGGGGATCGTGCACATGCATGATCTCGTCCAGCTAGGGATCGCTTGA
- the tnpA gene encoding IS66-like element accessory protein TnpA, producing the protein MTMSCDDAGTSGVQRFEVFTGVGKRRDWPPEVKASIVAESYSGRESVSAVARRHSVSVSQLFTWRRLMRKQMEERGIALPVASRQAPAFVPAVIAPDDTPEPAPDPVRSRRRRRAEPAAIELEIGGALVRIGSSADADTITAVITALRA; encoded by the coding sequence ATGACGATGTCATGTGATGATGCTGGCACTAGCGGTGTTCAGCGTTTCGAGGTCTTCACCGGCGTTGGCAAGCGCCGGGACTGGCCGCCGGAGGTCAAGGCCTCGATCGTTGCGGAGAGCTACTCGGGCAGAGAGAGCGTGAGCGCAGTGGCGCGCCGTCACAGCGTCTCGGTATCTCAGCTCTTTACCTGGCGCCGCCTGATGCGCAAGCAGATGGAGGAGCGCGGCATCGCACTGCCTGTGGCATCCCGGCAGGCTCCCGCATTCGTGCCGGCGGTGATCGCGCCCGACGATACGCCGGAGCCTGCGCCTGACCCTGTCAGATCACGTCGCCGTCGGCGGGCCGAGCCCGCGGCGATCGAGCTGGAGATCGGCGGCGCGCTGGTCAGGATCGGCAGCAGTGCTGATGCTGATACGATCACCGCAGTAATCACCGCCCTTCGAGCATAA
- the kdsA gene encoding 3-deoxy-8-phosphooctulonate synthase, translated as MMLCDHEIIPGRPLFIIAGPCVIESEAHSLRVAETLAEIAERLGILLIFKSSFDKANRTSGNSYRGPGLEEGLTILEKVRTETGLPVLTDVHEPSQAVPVAEVVDVLQTPAFLARQTDFICAVAATGKPVNIKKAQFMAPADMQNVVAKARQAATDKGHSPDNFLLCERGTSFGYNTLVSDMRSLSIMAETGCPVVFDATHSVQQPGGLGSRSGGQSEYVPLLARAAVAAGVAGVFMETHPDPASALSDGPNALPLDQFEPLVAQLLAIDEITKAAPRARR; from the coding sequence ATGATGCTCTGTGATCACGAAATCATCCCCGGTCGCCCCTTGTTCATCATTGCGGGCCCCTGCGTGATCGAAAGCGAAGCGCATTCACTACGCGTGGCTGAAACTCTTGCTGAGATTGCGGAGCGGCTCGGCATATTGCTGATATTCAAAAGCTCGTTCGACAAGGCCAACCGGACCTCTGGCAACTCTTATCGGGGACCGGGCCTTGAGGAAGGGTTAACCATACTTGAAAAAGTCCGCACGGAGACGGGGCTGCCGGTCCTGACCGATGTCCATGAACCATCTCAGGCAGTCCCGGTGGCAGAGGTAGTCGATGTGCTGCAAACGCCAGCGTTTCTTGCGCGGCAAACGGACTTCATTTGTGCAGTGGCGGCAACGGGAAAGCCGGTAAACATCAAGAAGGCGCAATTCATGGCCCCTGCGGACATGCAAAACGTTGTCGCCAAGGCTCGGCAAGCAGCCACTGACAAGGGGCACTCGCCCGACAATTTCCTTCTATGCGAACGGGGAACGTCTTTCGGCTACAACACGCTGGTATCCGACATGCGCAGCCTTTCGATAATGGCCGAGACCGGGTGCCCGGTCGTGTTCGATGCGACTCATTCGGTTCAACAACCTGGCGGCCTTGGATCTCGCTCGGGCGGTCAAAGCGAATATGTGCCGCTACTCGCACGAGCAGCCGTCGCGGCAGGGGTCGCCGGAGTATTCATGGAAACGCACCCCGACCCTGCCTCAGCTTTGTCGGACGGCCCGAACGCCTTGCCGCTCGACCAATTCGAGCCTCTCGTGGCGCAATTACTTGCGATTGACGAAATCACCAAAGCTGCCCCGCGCGCCCGAAGATGA
- a CDS encoding polysaccharide biosynthesis/export family protein: protein MNLRIVFGTLALCLLSACATLPSSGPTGDQIEDTASEVNDDGLDIKIVPVETPEAIPPALPPEQWQLPNAEASPTDQITAGDVLSITIFEAGVALFSGDAPAAVAPGGGFDPSVRSQTLPPRRVDDYGFIDVPYAGRVPVDGSTVAEVEATIRDRLRGLSQDPQVLVSREQIIGNSVIVGGEVANPGRLVLHTNRESFSDIVALSGGYRGEMRNLVLQVERGDQVARLRLADVMSGPYSRLRAAPGDRLTVISDPMTFSVLGASGRVQQMPFNRERMSVVEAIAMAGGPSDNTGDPQAVFLFRYAGDEGTEPTVYHFNMMEAPTFFLAQRFMLRDKDVLYFGNSASNQPRKLIQTIGQLFSPIVTATALTNNIGGGNGGSN, encoded by the coding sequence ATGAATCTCAGAATTGTATTCGGGACGCTAGCGCTTTGCTTGTTGAGCGCCTGCGCAACGCTACCGTCGAGTGGACCCACCGGTGATCAAATTGAAGATACCGCGAGCGAGGTCAACGACGACGGACTCGATATCAAGATCGTGCCTGTTGAAACACCCGAGGCGATCCCGCCCGCTTTGCCGCCTGAGCAATGGCAATTGCCTAACGCCGAAGCGTCGCCCACGGACCAAATCACTGCGGGTGACGTCCTTTCGATCACCATCTTCGAAGCTGGCGTCGCGCTCTTTTCTGGCGATGCGCCAGCGGCGGTCGCTCCAGGCGGGGGGTTCGATCCCTCGGTTCGGTCGCAGACCCTGCCTCCGCGCAGGGTTGATGACTACGGCTTCATTGATGTCCCCTATGCCGGCCGAGTGCCGGTTGATGGAAGCACAGTCGCGGAGGTCGAGGCAACAATTCGGGACCGGCTGCGCGGGCTTTCGCAGGACCCGCAAGTGCTGGTCAGCCGAGAGCAGATCATCGGGAACTCGGTGATTGTTGGCGGGGAAGTCGCGAATCCCGGGCGTCTGGTCTTGCATACCAACCGGGAGAGCTTCTCGGACATCGTCGCCTTGTCGGGGGGCTATCGCGGAGAAATGCGAAACCTTGTTCTGCAGGTCGAACGCGGTGATCAGGTCGCCCGTTTGCGGCTTGCTGATGTCATGTCTGGTCCATACAGCCGCCTTCGCGCCGCACCTGGTGACCGGCTGACGGTCATATCCGATCCCATGACGTTCTCGGTTCTCGGCGCATCAGGCCGAGTGCAGCAAATGCCTTTCAACCGCGAGCGCATGAGCGTGGTCGAGGCAATCGCCATGGCAGGCGGCCCAAGTGACAACACCGGAGATCCACAGGCTGTATTCCTGTTCCGCTATGCTGGCGACGAGGGCACAGAGCCGACCGTCTACCATTTCAACATGATGGAGGCGCCAACCTTCTTCCTCGCGCAGCGCTTCATGCTCCGCGACAAGGATGTTCTCTATTTTGGCAACTCTGCCTCCAATCAACCGCGCAAACTCATCCAGACGATTGGCCAGCTTTTCTCGCCAATCGTGACCGCTACCGCGCTCACGAACAACATCGGTGGCGGTAACGGCGGCAGCAACTGA
- the tnpB gene encoding IS66 family insertion sequence element accessory protein TnpB (TnpB, as the term is used for proteins encoded by IS66 family insertion elements, is considered an accessory protein, since TnpC, encoded by a neighboring gene, is a DDE family transposase.) has translation MIGPAPGAKVMVATRPVDFRKGADSLAALVAAEYGGKPYSGVIYVFRAKRADRIKLIWWDGTGLCLMAKKLEQGAFKWPRIQEGVMRLTPAQLGALLEGLDWRRVHGCRATIRMRKRDNQDENPVWGNRRRA, from the coding sequence ATGATTGGCCCTGCACCCGGCGCAAAGGTGATGGTGGCAACCCGTCCGGTGGATTTTCGCAAAGGAGCGGACTCGCTCGCGGCGTTGGTGGCGGCCGAGTATGGCGGCAAGCCCTATTCCGGCGTGATCTATGTGTTCCGCGCCAAGCGCGCTGATAGGATCAAGCTCATCTGGTGGGATGGAACAGGCCTGTGCCTAATGGCCAAGAAGCTGGAGCAAGGCGCGTTCAAGTGGCCCCGGATCCAAGAGGGCGTGATGCGGCTGACCCCTGCCCAACTGGGTGCTTTGCTCGAGGGTCTGGACTGGCGCCGCGTCCATGGCTGTCGCGCGACAATCAGGATGAGAAAGCGCGACAATCAAGATGAGAATCCGGTGTGGGGGAACCGGCGCAGGGCGTAG
- the istB gene encoding IS21-like element helper ATPase IstB, which translates to MSTGPMIDAQRLSLMLNELRLPAIKHIWGDFAARADKEGWPAARLLAALAEHEIAERDRRRTERHLAEAKLPAGKTLDTFAFDAVPMVSKAQVMAMCAGDGWLEQGANLILFGPPGGGKTHLAAAIGLALVENGWRVLFTRTSDLVQRLQIARRELALESALAKLDKYHLLVLDDFAYVSRDQAETSVLFELISARYERRSLLITANQPFGDWNSVFPDPAMTLAAVDRLVHHATIFEMNVESYRRRTAEARRSGPGRPATYTTPKVLEAVRDNQDDK; encoded by the coding sequence ATGAGCACAGGTCCGATGATCGATGCCCAGCGCCTCAGCCTGATGCTGAACGAGCTGCGCTTGCCGGCAATCAAGCATATCTGGGGCGACTTTGCCGCGCGCGCAGACAAGGAAGGCTGGCCTGCGGCCCGGCTTCTGGCCGCGCTCGCCGAGCATGAGATCGCCGAACGGGATCGGCGGCGGACCGAGCGGCATCTGGCCGAAGCCAAGCTCCCTGCCGGAAAGACCCTCGATACCTTCGCGTTCGATGCCGTGCCAATGGTCTCCAAGGCGCAGGTCATGGCGATGTGCGCCGGCGACGGATGGCTCGAGCAGGGTGCCAACCTCATCCTGTTCGGCCCTCCTGGTGGCGGCAAGACCCATCTGGCCGCTGCCATCGGCCTCGCGCTGGTCGAGAATGGTTGGCGCGTCCTGTTCACGCGCACGTCCGATCTGGTGCAGCGGCTCCAGATCGCCCGGCGCGAACTGGCGCTCGAATCCGCGCTGGCAAAGCTCGACAAGTATCATCTGCTGGTGCTCGACGACTTCGCTTACGTCAGCCGGGACCAGGCCGAAACCTCGGTCCTGTTCGAACTGATCAGCGCCCGCTACGAACGTCGCTCGCTGCTGATCACCGCCAACCAGCCCTTCGGCGACTGGAACAGTGTCTTCCCGGATCCGGCCATGACGCTCGCCGCGGTGGATCGTCTGGTCCATCACGCAACAATCTTCGAGATGAACGTCGAAAGCTACCGGCGACGAACCGCCGAAGCGCGTCGCTCAGGCCCAGGCCGACCAGCGACCTACACGACGCCCAAGGTCCTCGAAGCCGTCCGCGACAATCAGGACGACAAATAG
- a CDS encoding phytanoyl-CoA dioxygenase family protein: MTWLRRLKTALQTPIWTLQLASGTKSFIDNPIIGSRRLNALGLHQSRVRIAERMCRWRRKRLAAKVPHEWRDAFERDGFVVIENAVPSEDFEGLRDAILSQEWPAREMRQGDAITRRIAIDGEMLAEIPELKRFLGRSDINALFHYVASYRTTPLHYVQTIVSSCGGEAPDPQETLHADTFHASMKSWLFLKPVTEADGPFTYVPGSHRFSEARLKWEYERSLVDPRSIDRLSARGSPRVDENALIAMDLGAAEKISVPANTLVVADTSGFHARGSAQCKGERVELWSYARRNPFLPWLGGDLLSLPGIAERRVGWLWSLRDRLERQMGQPWQSVGRRRAIDD, from the coding sequence ATGACTTGGCTGCGAAGGCTCAAGACCGCTCTTCAAACACCGATATGGACGCTCCAACTCGCGAGCGGCACTAAGAGCTTCATAGATAACCCGATCATCGGTTCACGGCGATTAAATGCGCTCGGCTTGCACCAGTCGCGGGTCCGGATCGCCGAACGGATGTGCAGATGGCGTCGCAAGAGACTTGCCGCCAAAGTCCCGCATGAATGGCGCGACGCGTTTGAGCGGGATGGCTTCGTTGTAATCGAAAATGCGGTTCCTTCGGAAGACTTTGAAGGTTTGCGAGATGCAATCCTATCTCAGGAATGGCCGGCCCGGGAGATGCGTCAGGGTGATGCCATTACTCGCCGGATTGCGATCGACGGGGAGATGCTTGCGGAAATACCGGAGCTAAAGCGCTTCCTCGGACGATCTGATATTAACGCCTTGTTCCATTACGTGGCGAGCTATCGCACTACCCCGCTCCACTACGTGCAAACTATCGTGAGCAGCTGCGGCGGAGAGGCTCCTGACCCACAGGAAACGCTGCACGCCGATACCTTCCATGCCTCCATGAAATCGTGGCTTTTTCTAAAGCCGGTGACCGAGGCTGATGGCCCTTTCACCTACGTCCCAGGTTCGCATCGCTTCAGCGAGGCGCGCCTCAAATGGGAGTACGAGCGGAGCCTGGTCGATCCAAGGTCGATCGATCGGCTGTCCGCGCGCGGTTCGCCGAGGGTCGATGAAAACGCACTGATTGCCATGGATCTCGGCGCGGCAGAAAAAATATCAGTGCCCGCGAATACCCTCGTGGTCGCTGACACCAGCGGATTTCATGCACGCGGTTCGGCTCAATGCAAGGGCGAGAGAGTCGAGTTATGGTCCTATGCTCGGCGCAATCCGTTTCTCCCTTGGCTCGGTGGAGACTTGCTCAGCCTTCCGGGCATCGCAGAGCGCCGTGTTGGGTGGCTATGGTCCCTGCGTGATCGCCTTGAGAGACAGATGGGTCAGCCATGGCAATCCGTGGGAAGACGACGCGCTATCGACGACTAG
- a CDS encoding 3-deoxy-manno-octulosonate cytidylyltransferase has translation MSASGKDLIVIPARYGSTRLPGKPLRQLAGRTLLERVIANARLAAQSVEHCDVIVATDDKRIAEHAETIGVAAVITPIEIDSGSARAHAAACARESQPQLVINLQGDAPFITHHTIAALVTALRDGDAQVATPVFQLDWDRLDRLRSHKQSNPFSGTTCVRDRSGHALWFSKQILPALRGEDALRREPWAPVWQHLGLYAYTLAALDWFVANPAGVYEILEGLEQLRFLENGWKIATIPVPAPEYALSGIDTEGDLALAEQAIERLGDPFPT, from the coding sequence ATGAGCGCGTCCGGGAAAGATCTGATCGTAATCCCGGCGCGGTACGGCTCTACTCGCTTGCCCGGCAAGCCGCTCCGTCAACTTGCTGGGCGGACATTGCTTGAGCGCGTTATCGCAAACGCACGTCTCGCCGCCCAATCGGTCGAACACTGCGACGTTATCGTTGCAACCGACGACAAGCGCATCGCTGAACACGCAGAAACTATCGGGGTCGCCGCAGTCATCACCCCGATCGAGATCGATTCGGGCAGCGCCCGAGCACATGCCGCAGCATGTGCGCGAGAATCCCAGCCCCAGCTTGTCATCAACCTCCAAGGCGATGCGCCGTTCATAACGCATCATACGATCGCTGCCTTGGTAACGGCTTTGCGTGATGGTGATGCGCAAGTTGCCACTCCGGTCTTCCAGCTCGATTGGGATCGCCTCGACCGATTGCGTTCCCATAAGCAGTCGAACCCATTCAGTGGGACAACCTGCGTTCGCGATAGGTCGGGGCATGCGCTTTGGTTCTCGAAGCAAATCCTGCCAGCCTTGCGCGGCGAGGACGCGCTGCGACGCGAACCCTGGGCGCCAGTGTGGCAGCATCTCGGCCTTTATGCATATACCCTCGCGGCGCTCGATTGGTTCGTGGCCAACCCAGCAGGCGTCTACGAAATCCTTGAGGGATTGGAGCAATTGCGCTTCCTCGAAAATGGCTGGAAAATTGCTACGATCCCTGTCCCAGCACCAGAGTACGCCCTTTCCGGCATCGATACCGAAGGTGACCTTGCTCTTGCAGAACAGGCGATCGAAAGGCTTGGCGACCCATTTCCAACCTAA
- the istA gene encoding IS21 family transposase, translating to MPGRHITDHQMRLFMTLRKDHSVAQAAVKAGMSPATGYRLLQDPQRPLQTKAPRGRRRPDPLAGYFDEEVVPLLEAAPGLRPIAIFEELRRRHGSLPFARRTLERRIRAWRALHGPEREVIFRQLHEPGRLGLSDFTDMGDFDVTVAGVPLEHMLYHFRLTYGGFEHCHVILGGESFVALAEGLQNALWSAGGAPRLHRTDSLSAAFRNLAADARADLTTRYDALCQHYGMEPTRNNTGVAHENGSIESSHGHIKAAVRDALLLRGSSDFADLAAYRCFIDEVVTARNRRHAPSIDAERRTLQPLPDTRTSDYEEVLVAVTSSGGFTLRKVFYTVPSRLIGHKLRARLYDDRIDLFLGGTQLMTLVRGRAGDNGKHGHIVDYRHVIHSLRRKPMALMGLVYRDSLFPREAYRRMFEHLLEQEGERSACRITVDLLAMAHERACEAELAGLLEADLAARRCPDIGALRSRFSPDPAQLPAVTVKLGGLASYDSLIGWGEAA from the coding sequence GTGCCTGGCCGTCACATAACCGATCATCAGATGAGGCTGTTCATGACATTGAGGAAAGATCACTCGGTAGCGCAGGCTGCGGTGAAGGCCGGGATGAGTCCCGCGACGGGCTATCGGCTGTTGCAGGATCCGCAGCGGCCGTTGCAGACGAAAGCGCCGCGCGGGCGGCGGCGTCCCGATCCGCTGGCAGGATACTTTGACGAGGAGGTCGTGCCGTTGCTGGAAGCAGCGCCCGGGCTTCGTCCGATCGCGATCTTCGAGGAGCTGCGCCGCCGGCATGGCAGCCTGCCGTTTGCGCGCCGGACGCTCGAGCGACGGATCAGGGCCTGGCGTGCGCTGCATGGGCCCGAACGCGAGGTCATCTTCCGGCAGTTGCATGAGCCTGGCAGACTTGGCCTGTCGGACTTTACCGATATGGGCGATTTTGATGTCACGGTCGCCGGCGTGCCGCTTGAGCACATGCTCTATCACTTCCGGCTGACCTATGGCGGGTTCGAGCACTGCCATGTGATCCTGGGCGGCGAGAGCTTTGTTGCCTTGGCCGAGGGGCTGCAGAATGCCTTGTGGTCAGCGGGCGGCGCACCGCGGCTTCACCGGACGGACAGCCTGTCGGCGGCGTTCCGCAATCTTGCTGCTGATGCCCGGGCTGATCTGACCACGCGATATGATGCGCTGTGCCAGCATTACGGGATGGAGCCGACCCGCAACAACACAGGGGTGGCCCATGAGAACGGTTCGATCGAGAGCTCTCATGGCCATATCAAGGCTGCGGTGAGGGATGCCTTGCTGCTGAGGGGAAGCAGCGACTTTGCCGATCTGGCGGCGTATCGCTGCTTCATCGATGAGGTCGTGACCGCGCGCAACCGGCGTCATGCTCCCTCGATCGATGCCGAGCGCCGCACCTTGCAGCCGCTGCCTGACACGCGCACGAGTGATTACGAGGAGGTGCTGGTCGCGGTCACCTCATCGGGCGGCTTCACCTTGCGCAAGGTGTTCTACACCGTGCCCTCGCGGCTGATCGGACACAAGCTGCGCGCGCGGCTTTACGATGACCGGATCGACCTGTTCCTGGGCGGCACCCAGCTGATGACCCTGGTGCGCGGCCGCGCTGGCGACAATGGCAAGCATGGTCATATCGTCGATTACCGGCATGTGATCCACTCGCTCAGGCGCAAGCCGATGGCGCTCATGGGGCTGGTCTATCGCGACAGCCTGTTCCCCCGCGAAGCCTACCGGCGGATGTTCGAGCATCTGCTGGAGCAAGAAGGCGAGCGCTCGGCTTGCAGGATCACCGTTGATCTGCTGGCCATGGCGCACGAGCGGGCCTGCGAGGCTGAACTTGCCGGACTGCTCGAAGCCGATCTTGCCGCGCGACGATGCCCTGACATCGGCGCCCTGCGAAGCCGGTTCTCCCCCGATCCCGCTCAGCTGCCCGCGGTCACGGTCAAGCTCGGCGGGCTTGCATCCTATGACAGCCTGATCGGATGGGGAGAGGCGGCATGA
- a CDS encoding glycosyltransferase family 2 protein, whose protein sequence is MKLETAIAALPFAHERWVQLAGKADLRVIKEAQKSRELPRFGLHLHCAHDDDLRRIQKVICSLVRQSHAPVAVLVTREEGSAEPDGPDWDQVTMVSGVFSDRMEGLRGALEAAMALRAQWVIPVDAAMPLPRHALASYVAHLLSEPGPNDLVLLYGDEESPTGQLSKKQLWLKPEWDSRMILSQDYVSAGCALGAEAALEVFGEHEPTALATLYELVLRLATRDPSPAIRHVTRIVAKTEAMAWCENGEQRVEAVRQVLGEKATVSSGPFGTVEVHYPLPDPAPSVSIVVATRDRVELLRTCVDGVLCDTDYPNFDLIIADNDSVDPEALSYMDEVSADPRVKVVRWPHAFNYSAINNFAVGETSGEYVCLLNNDIEVIETDWLSAMVREAVQPGIGAVGARLLYPDRSIQHAGVAVGIGNAAGHAHRGLAEGEPGYFAQAHITRGASAVTAACLLVARQHFYGVGGLDEQKLAVAYNDVDLCLKLRAAGLNNIFTPRATLIHHESKSRGMDFAPEHFERYMRELAAFQDRWDAKRVVDPWHHPRLDRSQENYVV, encoded by the coding sequence TTGAAACTCGAAACTGCAATTGCTGCCTTGCCGTTTGCGCACGAGCGCTGGGTTCAGCTGGCGGGCAAAGCGGACTTGCGGGTGATCAAGGAGGCGCAGAAGTCCCGCGAATTACCTAGGTTCGGTTTACATCTGCATTGTGCTCATGATGATGATCTAAGGCGCATCCAAAAGGTAATCTGCTCCTTAGTGCGACAAAGCCATGCTCCAGTAGCTGTCCTTGTTACGCGGGAGGAGGGTAGCGCGGAGCCTGACGGCCCAGACTGGGATCAGGTTACCATGGTTTCCGGGGTGTTTTCGGACCGAATGGAGGGCCTTCGTGGTGCTTTAGAGGCGGCGATGGCGCTCAGGGCGCAGTGGGTAATTCCTGTTGACGCCGCCATGCCTTTACCGCGTCACGCTCTTGCATCCTATGTTGCGCATCTCCTGAGTGAGCCGGGCCCCAACGACCTCGTCCTGCTCTATGGTGATGAGGAATCGCCAACTGGACAGTTGAGCAAGAAACAGCTGTGGCTCAAACCGGAGTGGGATTCCCGCATGATCCTCTCACAGGATTATGTCAGCGCGGGTTGCGCCCTTGGTGCCGAAGCCGCACTTGAGGTCTTCGGGGAGCACGAGCCCACCGCATTAGCAACTCTCTACGAGCTCGTTCTTCGATTGGCGACGCGAGATCCGTCCCCTGCTATTCGGCATGTAACCCGTATAGTCGCCAAAACTGAAGCGATGGCTTGGTGCGAAAACGGCGAACAGCGAGTTGAAGCTGTCCGGCAAGTGCTGGGCGAGAAAGCGACGGTTTCTTCGGGCCCGTTTGGAACGGTAGAAGTTCATTATCCACTGCCCGACCCTGCGCCCAGCGTCAGCATAGTCGTCGCTACTCGCGATCGTGTCGAGTTGCTGCGCACCTGCGTCGATGGCGTACTCTGTGACACCGACTATCCCAATTTCGATCTTATCATAGCCGACAATGACAGTGTGGATCCCGAAGCACTTTCTTATATGGATGAGGTCTCTGCCGATCCGCGCGTCAAAGTTGTCCGTTGGCCACACGCTTTCAATTACTCAGCAATAAACAATTTCGCTGTAGGTGAGACCAGCGGCGAATATGTCTGCCTTCTAAACAATGACATAGAGGTGATCGAGACAGATTGGCTTAGCGCAATGGTGCGAGAGGCGGTCCAGCCTGGCATTGGAGCGGTTGGAGCGCGACTTCTGTATCCTGATCGCTCGATTCAACATGCCGGGGTAGCGGTAGGGATTGGGAATGCTGCGGGCCATGCGCATCGAGGCCTTGCAGAAGGTGAGCCGGGCTATTTTGCTCAAGCACATATAACGCGAGGCGCAAGCGCAGTTACGGCAGCATGCCTGCTTGTTGCGCGGCAGCACTTCTACGGCGTGGGCGGACTAGACGAGCAGAAACTCGCAGTGGCGTACAATGATGTAGACTTGTGCCTCAAGCTAAGGGCTGCCGGTCTCAATAACATCTTCACGCCGCGAGCTACGCTTATCCATCATGAGAGCAAATCGCGCGGAATGGATTTCGCGCCGGAGCACTTCGAGCGTTACATGCGCGAATTGGCCGCATTCCAGGACCGCTGGGATGCAAAACGCGTCGTCGATCCATGGCATCACCCCAGGCTTGATCGTTCGCAGGAAAATTACGTCGTATGA
- a CDS encoding histidine phosphatase family protein yields the protein MFIVARHGNTFEAGTAPRRIGARTDLPLTESGQGQANALGELFARKDINFRRVLSGPLLRTRQTAKAILARQSSPPELELNDFLAEVDYGPDENKPEEEVIARIGAAAISAWDERAAVPLGWSVEPSQRIAAWRSFFFSEQFSQGPILLVTSNGAARFALLADPALAEAASKLGSLKLPTGGYGIIERGTHGGLTLTAWGDRP from the coding sequence ATGTTCATCGTCGCTCGCCATGGCAACACCTTTGAGGCCGGCACCGCGCCGCGCAGGATCGGTGCGCGAACCGATCTTCCACTTACCGAATCAGGGCAGGGCCAAGCTAACGCTTTGGGCGAGCTTTTTGCTCGAAAGGACATTAATTTCAGAAGGGTGCTGTCTGGACCGCTTCTCCGTACACGCCAGACGGCAAAGGCAATTCTTGCCCGCCAAAGCTCGCCGCCAGAGCTGGAATTGAACGATTTCCTAGCAGAGGTGGATTACGGTCCCGATGAGAACAAGCCTGAAGAGGAGGTCATAGCTCGTATTGGCGCAGCTGCGATTTCCGCGTGGGATGAACGAGCTGCTGTGCCTCTCGGCTGGAGCGTCGAGCCCAGTCAGCGGATCGCTGCATGGCGTTCCTTTTTCTTCTCCGAACAATTCTCTCAAGGCCCAATTTTGCTCGTTACAAGCAATGGCGCAGCGCGCTTTGCGCTCTTGGCTGATCCGGCGTTAGCCGAAGCGGCTTCGAAACTCGGATCTCTCAAGCTTCCCACCGGCGGATACGGAATCATCGAGCGGGGTACCCATGGCGGACTGACGCTGACAGCTTGGGGCGACAGGCCTTGA